A region of Lycium barbarum isolate Lr01 chromosome 1, ASM1917538v2, whole genome shotgun sequence DNA encodes the following proteins:
- the LOC132600972 gene encoding uncharacterized protein LOC132600972 isoform X2 has translation MGVDYYNILKVNRNASEEDLRKAYRRLAMIWHPDKNLGTNKNEAEAKFKQISEAYDVLSDPQKRQIYDLYGEEALKTGQVPPPPRGGPHNMGNPHPNPTFRFNPRDADDIYAELFGSTSSDKSRKSRDGFFRSTTNGGAEFSGVGTSGSGGGLRKVAPVENALLCSLEDLYKGAKKKMKISRTVLDASGSIAGSFGLLRRY, from the coding sequence ATGGGGGTCGATTACTACAACATTCTGAAGGTTAATCGCAACGCAAGCGAAGAAGATTTACGCAAAGCTTACCGCCGTTTAGCAATGATTTGGCATCCGGACAAGAACCTCGGCACAAACAAGAACGAGGCCGAGGCAAAATTCAAGCAAATATCCGAGGCTTACGATGTTCTAAGCGATCCACAAAAGCGTCAGATCTACGATCTCTACGGTGAGGAAGCGTTGAAAACAGGTCAGGTCCCACCACCACCGCGTGGTGGACCCCACAACATGGGAAATCCCCATCCTAACCCTACATTTCGGTTTAATCCCCGAGATGCTGATGATATTTATGCCGAGTTGTTTGGGTCCACGTCATCGGACAAGTCGAGGAAATCTAGAGATGGGTTTTTTAGGAGTACGACGAATGGTGGGGCCGAGTTTTCTGGGGTGGGGACATCTGGCAGTGGAGGTGGGTTGAGAAAGGTTGCGCCTGTGGAGAATGCGTTGTTGTGTAGTTTGGAGGATTTGTATAAAGGAGctaagaaaaaaatgaagatttCTAGAACTGTTCTAGATGCTTCCGG